A window of the Rhineura floridana isolate rRhiFlo1 chromosome 13, rRhiFlo1.hap2, whole genome shotgun sequence genome harbors these coding sequences:
- the LOC133369390 gene encoding estradiol 17-beta-dehydrogenase 2-like, which translates to MAGLGALSVLVTGANCGIGLELVRQLLGSSDLPQWLFACCQDPDGEHGQKLRKLASSHPNLTIVKLDTCDPSSIKAAVARATEQLNRSRLNLLINNAGIVRQHTLESETSERMSEVYKTNVIGPMMVTQAFLPLLRKASEDGSQKGMSCSKAAIVNISSLCGSITDILAWELGLNINYRCSKFPGGHQSRQ; encoded by the coding sequence ATGGCGGGACTGGGAGCGCTCAGCGTCTTGGTGACCGGAGCCAACTGCGGGATCGGCCTGGAGCTGGTTCGCCAGCTCCTGGGCAGCTCCGACCTGCCGCAGTGGCTCTTCGCCTGCTGCCAGGATCCGGACGGGGAGCATGGGCAGAAACTGAGGAAACTGGCTTCCAGCCACCCAAACCTGACGATAGTGAAGTTGGACACTTGTGACCCCTCCAGCATCAAAGCTGCTGTAGCCAGAGCCACCGAGCAGTTGAACAGATCCAGACTGAATCTTCTAATAAACAATGCTGGGATTGTAAGGCAACACACTTTGGAATCTGAAACGTCAGAGCGCATGTCTGAGGTGTACAAGACTAATGTGATTGGGCCCATGATGGTGACTCAGGCATTCTTGCCGTTGCTGAGGAAGGCGTCTGAGGACGGCTCACAGAAAGGGATGAGCTGCAGCAAAGCTGCCATTGTGAATATCTCCAGTTTATGCGGCTCCATCACAGATATCCTTGCATGGGAATTAGGACTTAACATCAACTATCGCTGCAGCAAGTTCCCAGGTGGTCACCAATCCAGGCAATGA